From a single Nostoc sp. MS1 genomic region:
- a CDS encoding WD40 repeat domain-containing protein encodes MDWISLLKAQQADFLLRVKKPKTYDLSLLESQVKGCHSEIMAFWGEPFAKILEVSRRQAEILAKNPPPIPPEYPEPPDWTIPFPIYFQQQAEDYFLREQIVDRIITERLGKLLKKLPQDTVKNMVLDDEGNLRGESKFTYLLADNPKVTVQVYVADGESFNGIKKDKIKWSVTQEDLKSHQVLIFLCLFYPSTGKLGYEKQAVIAGFLPTNEIALTEPKLYFTPSHLLYAGGLSWYLESLTAKRQAKLDCLPVVIERTIPETIQTVPSEHPRKEIIGDWECWQTLRGHTRGINCLAFSSRCENGLPILASGSRGETKLWDLSQGELIDTLSEYPWNVSGMVDEINSLAFSADGQMLLSGGADSTIKIWHTGALDLIDILHKHNGVVRCVAFTPDGQMLATGGDDRRILFWDLMHRQVKAILSLDDTAAHSLFLSRDGQTLVTGSYRKIKVWQTTDFWVGKNLKDAQPSHILTGHAHIVRSLVMSKDGQLLISGSWDQTIKIWHLATGKLIRTLKGHTDKVYAIALSPDEQIIASGSADQTIKLWHLETGELLATFTGHTDIVTALTFTTSGEMLVSGSLDKTIKIWQRS; translated from the coding sequence ATGGATTGGATTAGCTTACTCAAAGCTCAACAAGCTGACTTCCTTCTCCGTGTGAAAAAACCCAAGACTTACGATTTGTCTTTATTGGAAAGTCAAGTAAAAGGGTGTCACAGTGAAATTATGGCATTTTGGGGGGAGCCATTTGCCAAAATTCTTGAAGTTTCTCGCCGTCAAGCCGAAATCCTGGCGAAAAATCCGCCTCCCATCCCGCCTGAATATCCTGAACCGCCTGACTGGACAATTCCTTTCCCTATCTACTTCCAGCAGCAAGCAGAAGATTATTTCTTGCGAGAACAAATTGTCGATCGCATCATTACAGAACGTTTGGGTAAGTTACTCAAAAAGTTACCCCAAGATACCGTGAAAAACATGGTATTAGATGATGAAGGCAATTTGCGGGGTGAAAGCAAGTTTACTTATTTGTTGGCGGATAACCCAAAAGTCACGGTGCAAGTTTATGTAGCAGATGGGGAAAGTTTTAACGGTATTAAGAAAGATAAAATTAAGTGGTCAGTTACTCAAGAAGATTTAAAAAGTCACCAAGTATTAATCTTTTTGTGTTTGTTTTATCCATCCACAGGTAAACTTGGTTATGAAAAACAAGCTGTGATTGCTGGCTTCTTACCCACTAATGAAATAGCTTTAACTGAACCAAAACTATATTTTACTCCCAGCCATTTATTATATGCAGGCGGATTAAGTTGGTATTTGGAATCACTAACTGCTAAAAGACAAGCAAAACTTGATTGTCTGCCAGTAGTTATTGAAAGGACAATCCCGGAAACTATTCAAACTGTACCTTCAGAACATCCCCGTAAAGAAATTATCGGTGATTGGGAATGTTGGCAAACATTAAGAGGACACACTAGAGGAATTAATTGTTTAGCTTTTAGTTCTAGGTGTGAAAATGGTTTGCCAATATTAGCTAGTGGCAGTCGGGGAGAGACAAAGTTATGGGATTTAAGTCAAGGTGAATTAATTGATACTTTGTCAGAATATCCTTGGAATGTCTCTGGGATGGTAGATGAAATAAATTCACTAGCTTTTAGTGCTGATGGGCAAATGCTCTTAAGTGGCGGTGCAGACTCAACTATTAAAATTTGGCATACAGGCGCACTAGATTTAATTGATATTCTGCATAAGCATAATGGTGTTGTACGGTGTGTAGCTTTCACTCCCGACGGACAAATGCTAGCAACTGGTGGCGATGATAGAAGAATTTTATTTTGGGATTTAATGCACCGTCAGGTTAAAGCTATTTTGTCTCTAGATGATACAGCTGCCCATTCGCTCTTTTTGAGCAGAGATGGACAAACTTTAGTTACAGGTAGTTATCGCAAAATTAAAGTTTGGCAGACTACTGATTTCTGGGTAGGGAAAAATCTCAAAGATGCACAACCATCACATATTCTTACAGGTCATGCTCATATTGTGCGTTCTCTAGTGATGAGTAAAGATGGACAACTACTGATTAGTGGTAGTTGGGATCAGACGATTAAAATTTGGCACTTGGCGACGGGAAAATTAATTCGCACCCTTAAGGGGCATACAGATAAAGTATATGCGATCGCCCTCAGTCCTGATGAACAAATTATCGCCAGTGGTAGCGCTGATCAAACTATCAAATTGTGGCATCTGGAAACAGGGGAATTATTAGCTACCTTTACAGGACATACTGATATTGTCACAGCACTCACTTTTACCACTTCTGGGGAAATGCTAGTCAGTGGCAGTTTGGATAAGACAATTAAAATTTGGCAGAGGAGTTAA